A genome region from Pseudanabaena sp. Chao 1811 includes the following:
- a CDS encoding ATP-binding response regulator — protein MAHSEFDDIQLHEELRHLFELDTQKYLQLYVQTVNQLNATSWHEDIQQLYRCVHTIKGGAVTVGFQSVLQVSTVLEDLLSDLRYLDVAPPLMDGELSKSLIESGELLIGTVQKDSSQTAELGESDFAVRYIQSLRDRIQSQYLPEWNEMRQVQQEFADQGFDLVILDLEMAIEVLPATGTVPIETCEIAQQTIAQLQSIGTEINLATAWQDFLKTGLDLCDRPNCEQWHAEWMPFLRKLKDSARQGGGLPIEEPVTSSSSNLAVENEAIPLINTPVPASAIQIPVPLDRLERSSQYLVETLMATRATQGFYQSVYANLLPLVSLAQNSVQYITQLREVQDDYALLDISAEQDGLKVERYRQGYTAINRLLEISLRLIELGSETGESARKTSESIQTLDRSLRNLQQTIEESRLVPFETLAFRARGILRDLSTRVGKAVELTIIGEQIELDAGTLRNLEPVLLHLLRNAYDHGIEEPEQRQQISKPVQGKIDLAMQRRGSVFELTIRDDGRGIDSDRISQIAKSKGLPLTDTSTPEKLINVLSQSGFTSTKSVSEISGRGVGMDVVASQVALMNGKLSLNTQLGKGTTFTIQIPVPHLFVRCMLLQAVDRLFAIPTTEIYTTTLVESLLWQKTERSDYSMEVQEPHGNVPAIDLYQYWLGSSEARPILPTAIAVRTKLSEGQVTGDRGVWLIADTLMGQSDLLVNPIPSPLIAPIGLIGMSLMPDGKLIPVLDAISFVEAFFSSELEPIATDSLDNSSFLEVSSDRQILVVDDAALMRRRIESSLSPQGYEITTCDDGMEAWQWLQRHKQPALLITDIEMPHMDGFTLIDRCRQAGFAMPILVVSSRLAEEWSRETSRLGATDYLTKGFSTSELVNKVSSLISI, from the coding sequence ATGGCACATTCTGAATTTGATGATATCCAACTGCACGAAGAACTGCGTCATCTATTTGAACTAGATACACAGAAATATTTGCAGCTCTATGTCCAAACTGTTAACCAATTAAATGCCACTAGCTGGCATGAAGATATCCAACAGTTATATCGTTGTGTGCATACGATTAAAGGTGGAGCGGTGACAGTGGGGTTTCAATCCGTCCTCCAAGTCTCTACTGTCTTAGAGGATTTACTATCGGATCTTCGCTATCTCGATGTGGCTCCTCCTTTGATGGATGGGGAATTATCAAAGTCTTTGATTGAGTCAGGGGAATTACTCATTGGTACGGTTCAAAAGGATAGTTCGCAAACTGCGGAACTCGGCGAGTCCGATTTTGCCGTGCGCTATATCCAAAGTTTGCGCGATCGCATTCAGTCGCAATATTTGCCTGAATGGAATGAAATGCGCCAAGTACAGCAGGAATTTGCTGATCAAGGTTTTGACTTGGTAATTTTAGATCTAGAAATGGCGATCGAGGTTTTGCCAGCAACGGGGACAGTGCCAATAGAAACCTGTGAAATCGCCCAGCAAACTATTGCTCAGTTACAGTCAATTGGTACAGAAATAAATTTAGCGACGGCTTGGCAGGATTTCTTAAAAACGGGACTAGATTTATGCGATCGCCCCAATTGTGAACAGTGGCACGCTGAGTGGATGCCATTTTTGCGCAAGCTCAAGGATAGCGCTCGACAGGGGGGGGGTTTGCCAATTGAAGAACCTGTTACTTCTTCAAGTAGTAATTTAGCTGTTGAAAATGAGGCTATACCGCTAATTAATACGCCTGTTCCTGCATCTGCGATTCAAATTCCTGTACCGCTCGATCGCCTAGAGCGATCATCCCAATATCTTGTAGAGACTTTGATGGCAACCCGTGCTACGCAGGGCTTTTATCAATCCGTGTATGCAAATCTCCTACCACTTGTCTCACTAGCGCAAAATAGTGTGCAGTACATTACCCAGTTACGCGAAGTCCAAGATGACTATGCGTTGCTAGATATTTCCGCAGAACAGGATGGGCTGAAAGTTGAGCGCTATCGTCAAGGATATACAGCGATTAACCGTTTACTAGAAATTAGTCTGCGTTTAATTGAGCTAGGCTCAGAAACAGGGGAGTCAGCCCGCAAAACATCTGAAAGTATTCAAACCCTCGATCGCAGTTTACGCAATCTCCAACAAACCATCGAAGAGAGTCGTCTTGTTCCCTTTGAGACCCTAGCCTTTCGTGCAAGGGGAATTTTGCGTGACCTGAGTACTCGTGTTGGTAAGGCTGTAGAGCTAACGATTATTGGCGAACAAATAGAACTAGATGCAGGAACTCTACGCAATTTAGAACCAGTTTTACTCCATTTGTTGCGTAATGCCTACGATCATGGGATTGAAGAACCCGAACAGCGTCAGCAAATCAGTAAACCTGTGCAAGGGAAAATTGATCTTGCGATGCAAAGAAGAGGCAGTGTTTTTGAGCTGACTATTCGTGATGATGGTAGAGGTATAGATAGCGATCGCATTAGTCAAATTGCGAAATCTAAAGGATTGCCCCTCACAGATACGAGTACTCCTGAGAAATTAATCAATGTTTTAAGTCAATCAGGTTTTACTTCCACAAAATCTGTGAGCGAGATCTCAGGTCGAGGTGTGGGTATGGATGTGGTGGCAAGCCAAGTCGCCCTGATGAATGGCAAACTCAGTCTCAATACCCAACTTGGCAAAGGCACAACCTTTACAATTCAGATACCTGTCCCCCATTTGTTTGTGCGTTGTATGCTCTTGCAGGCAGTAGATCGTCTCTTTGCGATTCCCACGACCGAAATTTATACAACTACCTTAGTGGAAAGTCTCCTATGGCAAAAGACAGAACGCTCTGATTACAGTATGGAAGTGCAAGAGCCTCATGGGAACGTACCTGCAATCGATCTTTATCAGTATTGGCTAGGCTCATCGGAAGCTAGACCAATTTTGCCGACGGCGATCGCCGTGCGGACAAAACTATCCGAAGGGCAAGTCACGGGCGATCGCGGTGTGTGGCTCATTGCTGACACCTTAATGGGACAGAGTGACTTATTAGTTAATCCTATTCCGTCACCTCTAATTGCTCCCATTGGTTTGATCGGCATGAGTCTAATGCCCGATGGTAAACTCATCCCCGTGCTTGATGCCATTTCCTTTGTCGAAGCCTTCTTCTCTTCAGAGTTGGAACCAATTGCCACTGATTCGCTAGACAATTCATCTTTCTTAGAAGTCTCTAGCGATCGCCAAATTTTGGTAGTTGATGATGCAGCTCTGATGCGTCGCAGAATCGAAAGCAGTCTATCTCCACAGGGCTATGAAATTACCACCTGTGATGATGGAATGGAAGCTTGGCAGTGGTTACAACGGCATAAGCAACCTGCTTTGCTAATCACGGATATTGAGATGCCGCATATGGATGGATTTACCCTGATCGATCGCTGTCGGCAAGCAGGATTTGCGATGCCAATTCTGGTAGTTTCCTCTCGACTTGCCGAAGAGTGGTCGCGTGAAACTAGCCGCCTTGGTGCAACTGATTATTTAACTAAAGGTTTTTCAACTTCTGAACTAGTTAATAAGGTAAGTTCGCTAATTTCCATCTAG
- the hisI gene encoding phosphoribosyl-AMP cyclohydrolase: protein MSDNWIDRLKYDEKGLIPAIAQDYQDGTILMMAWMNRQALELTIDTGEVHYWSRSRQELWHKGATSGHIQKLKKLYYDCDRDVILVKIEQIGDIACHTGARSCFFTEVPL from the coding sequence ATGTCTGACAATTGGATTGATCGTCTTAAGTATGATGAGAAAGGCTTGATTCCTGCGATCGCTCAAGATTATCAAGATGGCACAATTTTGATGATGGCATGGATGAATCGTCAGGCTTTAGAGCTAACCATTGATACTGGTGAAGTACATTACTGGAGCCGATCGCGTCAGGAACTATGGCATAAAGGCGCAACTTCAGGGCATATCCAAAAACTGAAAAAGCTATATTACGATTGCGATCGCGATGTGATTTTGGTCAAAATTGAGCAGATTGGTGATATTGCCTGTCACACAGGCGCAAGAAGTTGTTTCTTTACTGAAGTTCCGCTTTGA
- a CDS encoding PAS domain-containing protein — protein sequence MTDQFFDDLARGEDLLQKIAIAASGCLYSLVHRIDGSVAFTYISPYVQEIYELTVEAVMADANLVLKQIHPDDIADCIATVEQSRETLQTLSREHRIITPSGKLKWIQASFRAERLSHQETAWYGMALDVTSQKVTSQKQAEADKFRLSFDHANIGMCLVDLQGNFLQVNEKMCQIFGYSSLEMNRMNVATLAIPEDNLISQEFIQGAVEAHKDSVIFEKRYRHKLGHIIYGEVSSSLVRDNEGNPLYFISQVQDITNRKLHERELLKAHDVIAQNNIELEERVSQRTADLQKRQEALSQNERILRRYFEQHIVGMAMTSPNKGWINVNDRLCEILGYPFAELQELTWDKITYPDDLAIDLDHFNRVMSGEIEGYEIDKRFIHKHGQIIYTNLSVQGHRKPDGSIDFFVVLMQDISDRKQAELALQESQNFLQQIADASPHIIYIYDLQEQRNIYVNREIGTILGYRPAEIQAMGSAFFAMLMHPDDLQNIQTEYELLARATDGKVYDCEYRMRNTQGEWRWLYSRHSVFSRDAEGRVKYTIGSAQDTAY from the coding sequence ATGACAGACCAATTTTTTGATGATTTGGCTAGGGGGGAAGATCTGTTACAAAAAATAGCGATCGCAGCATCAGGATGTCTTTATAGCCTTGTTCATCGGATCGATGGTTCTGTAGCATTTACCTACATCAGCCCCTATGTCCAAGAAATATATGAATTAACCGTTGAAGCAGTTATGGCGGATGCCAACCTTGTACTGAAGCAAATTCATCCTGATGACATCGCAGACTGTATCGCCACGGTGGAGCAGAGTCGAGAAACTCTGCAAACATTGAGTCGTGAACATCGCATTATCACTCCATCGGGCAAGCTGAAATGGATACAGGCAAGTTTTCGTGCTGAAAGATTATCCCATCAGGAGACAGCTTGGTATGGCATGGCTTTAGATGTCACTTCTCAAAAAGTCACTTCTCAAAAACAAGCAGAAGCAGATAAATTCCGACTATCGTTTGACCATGCCAATATTGGCATGTGTCTAGTCGATCTCCAAGGCAATTTTTTGCAGGTTAATGAGAAGATGTGCCAGATCTTTGGCTATAGCTCATTAGAAATGAACAGGATGAATGTTGCTACTCTAGCAATTCCTGAAGATAACCTAATTAGTCAAGAATTTATCCAAGGGGCAGTTGAAGCTCATAAAGATAGTGTGATATTTGAAAAACGCTATCGCCATAAGCTCGGTCACATCATTTATGGTGAAGTATCCTCATCACTCGTGCGAGATAACGAAGGAAATCCCCTATATTTCATCTCTCAAGTGCAGGATATTACCAATCGTAAACTCCATGAGCGAGAACTTCTAAAAGCCCATGATGTGATAGCTCAAAATAATATTGAACTAGAAGAACGAGTCTCTCAGAGGACTGCGGATTTGCAAAAGCGTCAAGAGGCTCTCAGTCAGAACGAAAGGATATTGCGCCGTTATTTTGAGCAACATATTGTTGGCATGGCAATGACTTCTCCTAATAAAGGATGGATCAATGTTAATGATCGACTCTGTGAGATTTTGGGATATCCCTTTGCGGAATTGCAAGAATTGACTTGGGATAAAATCACCTACCCTGATGATTTAGCCATTGATCTAGACCATTTTAATCGCGTGATGTCTGGAGAAATAGAAGGCTATGAAATCGATAAGCGCTTTATTCATAAACATGGACAGATCATTTATACGAATTTGTCTGTACAGGGTCATCGAAAACCAGATGGCAGCATTGATTTTTTTGTGGTGTTGATGCAGGACATTAGCGATCGCAAACAAGCTGAACTTGCCCTTCAAGAAAGCCAGAACTTTTTGCAGCAAATTGCTGATGCTTCACCACATATTATTTATATCTACGATCTTCAAGAACAGCGAAATATCTATGTGAATCGAGAAATCGGCACAATTCTGGGCTATCGTCCTGCCGAGATTCAGGCAATGGGTTCCGCCTTCTTTGCGATGTTAATGCACCCTGATGATCTGCAAAATATTCAGACCGAATATGAGCTATTAGCAAGGGCGACAGATGGCAAAGTTTATGACTGTGAATACCGCATGAGAAACACCCAAGGGGAATGGCGTTGGCTCTATAGCCGTCATTCTGTATTTAGTCGGGATGCGGAGGGACGGGTTAAATATACGATTGGCTCAGCTCAAGATACAGCCTATTGA
- a CDS encoding helix-turn-helix domain-containing protein, which translates to MAPYSLDLREKIVANYEAGNTSIREVAKQFQVATKTVQKLLNQYRETGELNHKPLGSPIKSPLEAHQEKILEIVSEHPDWTLWQYCEEVAEQTGVSVTTGSMCRFFQRHNITLKKRPIAMKR; encoded by the coding sequence ATGGCACCTTACTCACTAGATCTCAGAGAAAAGATCGTAGCAAACTACGAAGCAGGAAATACATCGATTCGGGAAGTAGCGAAGCAATTTCAAGTCGCGACGAAAACAGTGCAAAAACTACTGAATCAATACCGAGAGACAGGAGAACTAAACCACAAACCATTAGGTAGTCCAATCAAAAGTCCCCTCGAAGCGCATCAGGAGAAAATCCTCGAAATTGTCTCAGAGCATCCAGATTGGACACTATGGCAGTACTGTGAAGAAGTAGCAGAACAAACAGGAGTATCAGTGACCACAGGCAGCATGTGCCGATTTTTCCAGAGGCATAACATCACTCTAAAAAAAAGACCTATCGCCATGAAAAGGTAA
- a CDS encoding response regulator transcription factor, with protein sequence MQRILVIEDDDEIRDEIIDILELKGFVAEGASNGRIGLEAAKKKHPELILCDVDMPELNGYGVLKKLQQDPDLEDIPFVFLTASSSMDNLRKGMNLGADDYLTKPLQIDQLLTAIATRLQKQEKSNNHKIGSITHSNTTSQQASARQISETSRLTPRQSRILQLVNQGKPIVEIADELAVSIDAAELLADIAVRLNHRLNLNQNTEIPPQLPVAQIATSIPDERLTPRQREILKLVANGMTTKEIAESLFISVKTVETHRGQLMERLNIHDLAGLIRYALRSGLINLDEGY encoded by the coding sequence ATGCAACGTATTTTGGTCATTGAAGATGATGATGAAATTAGAGACGAAATCATCGATATTTTAGAGCTTAAAGGATTTGTGGCTGAGGGTGCTAGTAATGGTCGTATTGGCTTAGAGGCAGCGAAAAAAAAACATCCTGAATTAATTCTATGTGATGTTGATATGCCTGAATTGAATGGCTATGGTGTCTTAAAAAAATTACAGCAAGATCCAGATCTAGAGGACATTCCCTTTGTTTTCTTAACAGCTTCGTCTAGCATGGACAACCTAAGAAAAGGAATGAACCTTGGTGCAGATGACTACCTTACAAAACCTCTTCAAATAGATCAGTTATTAACTGCGATCGCTACCCGTCTCCAGAAACAAGAAAAATCCAACAATCATAAAATTGGTAGCATTACCCATTCAAATACTACGTCGCAACAAGCTTCTGCAAGACAGATTTCTGAAACGTCAAGGTTAACACCTCGTCAGAGTCGAATTTTGCAATTAGTCAACCAAGGCAAGCCAATAGTTGAAATAGCTGATGAGCTTGCAGTGAGTATCGATGCTGCTGAGCTTCTAGCCGATATAGCGGTTCGGTTGAATCATCGGCTTAACTTAAATCAAAATACAGAAATCCCGCCGCAATTACCAGTCGCCCAAATTGCTACTTCTATTCCTGATGAGCGCTTAACACCACGTCAGCGTGAAATTTTGAAGTTAGTGGCAAATGGAATGACAACTAAAGAAATCGCAGAATCTTTGTTTATTAGCGTTAAGACTGTGGAAACCCATCGTGGACAGTTAATGGAACGTCTTAATATTCACGATCTTGCAGGATTAATTCGTTATGCGCTGCGATCGGGATTGATAAATCTAGATGAGGGATACTAA